From Coregonus clupeaformis isolate EN_2021a unplaced genomic scaffold, ASM2061545v1 scaf2255, whole genome shotgun sequence, a single genomic window includes:
- the LOC121561709 gene encoding uncharacterized protein C7orf26 homolog produces the protein MMSDMRQSLLRRDALSAAKEVLYHLDIYLSGQVQNSPSPSVDTPTLELVEEFILHRRMSALQELQLLEIMCSCFQEQSRDAVRQLIFSALFTLQGNQADESRMALLGKLVSMAIAVGRVPILQCAATWLQ, from the exons ATGATGAGTGATATGCGTCAGTCATTGCTGCGTCGTGATGCCCTGAGTGCCGCTAAAGAG GTGCTGTACCATCTGGATATCTACCTGTCTGGGCAGGTACAGAATAGCCCCTCCCCCTCGGTGGACACGCCCACTCTGGAACTGGTGGAGGAGTTTATACTGCACAGG AGGATGAGTGCGTTACAGGAGCTGCAGCTGTTGGAGATCATGTGCAGCTGTTTCCAGGAACAGAGTCGAGACGCTGTGAGACAACTCATCTTCTCTGCCCTGTTCACtctacaag GTAACCAGGCTGACGAGAGTCGCATGGCGTTGCTAGGCAAGCTAGTCTCCATGGCGATCGCTGTGGGCAGGGTCCCCATCCTGCAGTGTGCTGCTACCTGGTTACAG